The Neofelis nebulosa isolate mNeoNeb1 chromosome X, mNeoNeb1.pri, whole genome shotgun sequence genome has a segment encoding these proteins:
- the CLDN34 gene encoding claudin-34, whose amino-acid sequence MALPLGANSCQTAGFALATIGWILTITSMGLVEWRVWHIGNTSLSHSGVVCVGMWKVCIYHHVPSTNRSALCYHYAYNDTYIPLDIRICQNLLLVASILGLMGRVSIIFALKNLCVGSGQRNVTFGPLVVSGILDIAAGICILIPVIWNFCSVLNEEGIAFPPFLSIPFKPNTQELGSAILVAGLSAIMMLSGGLIFLFYRCPIARRVHPQTSEI is encoded by the coding sequence ATGGCCTTGCCGCTGGGTGCCAACAGCTGCCAAACGGCAGGCTTCGCCCTAGCCACCATAGGATGGATCCTCACCATCACTTCCATGGGCCTCGTGGAGTGGCGAGTGTGGCACATAGGgaacacctctctctctcactccggAGTGGTCTGTGTGGGAATGTGGAAGGTGTGCATTTACCACCATGTCCCCAGCACCAACAGATCTGCATTGTGTTACCATTACGCCTACAATGATACTTACATCCCTTTGGATATTCGTATTTGTCAAAATCTCCTGTTGGTCGCCAGCATCCTAGGTCTTATGGGGAGAGTCTCCATCATCTTTGCACTTAAAAATCTGTGCGTTGGAAGTGGTCAGAGGAATGTCACCTTCGGTCCACTTGTTGTCTCAGGAATTCTGGACATAGCTGCCGGTATCTGTATCTTGATCCCTGTGATCTGGAATTTCTGCTCCGTGTTGAACGAAGAGGGTATTGCCTTCCCACCATTTCTCTCTATACCCTTCAAGCCCAATACTCAGGAGCTTGGCAGTGCCATTCTGGTGGCAGGCCTGAGTGCCATCATGATGCTGTCCGGCGgattaattttcctcttttacaGGTGCCCCATAGCTCGCCGAGTGCATCCTCAAACTTCAGAAATATAA